A genomic stretch from Engraulis encrasicolus isolate BLACKSEA-1 chromosome 10, IST_EnEncr_1.0, whole genome shotgun sequence includes:
- the LOC134456416 gene encoding zinc finger protein 239-like — protein sequence MSQSESPYLYIYNGLVLIHIITSLDGDVERIQSNGRQHTDENRYTERRDNQQMHIFQCPHCEKSFPKMGALKKHQAIHSGEKPFQCSDCGKCFSRIYDLKIHKRIHSGEKPFQCTDCGKCFHRTGDLKIHKRIHSGEKPYQCSDCGKEFRQMCNLKDHRMTHSGEKPFQCSDCGKRFNRMSNLKEHGLTHSGEKPFQCCDCGKSFSHSGVLKRHKMIHSGEKPYQCSDCGKRFSRMHNLKIHQTIHSGEKPF from the coding sequence GTGATGTTGAAAGGATCCAGTCTAATGGAAGACAACACACCGATGAGAACAGATACACAGAAAGAAGAGATAATCAACAAATGCACATCTTTCAGTGCCCCCATTGTGAAAAGAGCTTTCCTAAGATGGGAGCTCTCAAGAAACACCAGGCGATCCACTCAGGTGAAAAGCCTTTtcagtgctctgattgtggaaagtgtTTCAGTCGCATTTACGACCTCAAGATACATaagaggatccattcaggggaaaaaccatttcaatGCACTGATTGTGGAAAGTGTTTTCATCGCACTGGCGACCTTAAGATacacaagaggatccattcaggggaaaaaccatatcaatgctctgattgtggaaaggaATTTAGACAAATGTGTAATCTCAAAGATCACCGGATGACACATTCGGGTGAAAAACCATTtcaatgctctgattgtggaaagcgtTTTAATCGAATGAGTAATCTCAAAGAACATGGGTTGACACACTCGGGTGAAAAACCATTTCAATGCTGTGACTGTGGAAAAAGTTTTAGTCACAGTGGCGTCCTCAAGAGACACAAGATGATCCATTCAGGAGAAAAACCATATCAAtgttctgattgtggaaagagatTTAGCAGAATGCACAATCTCAAGATCCATCAGACCATCCATTCAGGTGAAAAACCATTTTAA